A single genomic interval of Anopheles marshallii chromosome 2, idAnoMarsDA_429_01, whole genome shotgun sequence harbors:
- the LOC128718344 gene encoding testis-expressed protein 10 homolog produces the protein MGGNSRKFKKAEKSKIKLKGAKLPKGTNITKTNFKVRKIVVPDQLKQRSLTDAAVLSSRNLSLKDCLAKLKLNNVSSKTEGLRGVREIITKMPSELQRMLSSVVKDVSSLSIDIEPDVRKDSYKTLGCILAACGPSIMIPFYEVLLSFLRCSMTHIQSRIQEDSLLLLDVLLQYLPELIVANRDKILPQFLDMISKLRTESKPGRTLTINLDKQSSSTRWRVKVLSRLTGILKILIDSKAMKDTAMEPLDEIPRPTEDADNPFASKVSDYQPNKAVQINYTFDGTTTMFLPIRKQHLYTICPMDVLFRKSIGTDKDLSLGDRIDDGRKLKMYVEMLMPVLLESWLEVRPAGTGSDMVQEHSLTQEAAATLELLMAIFIQLWELIVQYCLETNNDDMKRWFRDEYSSKFCSHILAGFPYYQSSTEVKNQGKRSKTVASILPEKTVDDHCYRHNFNICFFYCCLHDQFRGGKKKSQTYAKIVEYVKRCVLNWKFRGAEATNLLLQVLRYMLLDTDCMSVNQETRALLQTLLEVYITAKLPQDIRNRILVLFCDIIVQNDSLWRRYGQELFTLWLKMLPNLLCKPTIDLTVLKALLCLGQRGNVPFLEVLETNAKQIVANLDTIRVTKEVKPGEGFVLICNLLFYIRKRKLIEELIACDVQGLKEISQRERLCSTLALKLEMLQN, from the exons ATGGGAGGAAATTCGAGAAAATtcaaaaaagcagaaaaatctaaaattaaGCTGAAAGGAGCCAAACTCCCTAAAGGCACAAACATCACGAAAACCAACTTTAAGGTGCGTAAAATCGTCGTACCGGATCAGCTGAAGCAGCGGAGTCTCACAGACGCAGCGGTTCTGTCTAGCAGAAACCTAAGCCTGAAGGATTGTCTTGCAAAGCTGAAACTCAACAATGTGTCTTCCAAAACCGAGGGTCTTCGTGGAGTGCGAGAAATCATCACGAAAATGCCTTCGGAACTGCAAAGGATGCTCAGCTCTGTGGTGAAAGATGTCTCAAGTCTGTCCATTGATATAGAGCCCGACGTGCGAAAGGATTCGTATAAAACGCTAGGTTGCATATTGGCCGCTTGTGGACCATCAATAATGATACCGTTCTACGAGGTGCTGCTATCTTTTTTGCGCTGTAGCATGACACACATTCAGTCGCGAATACAAGAAGATTCGCTCTTGTTACTGGACGTACTATTGCAGTACCTGCCGGAGCTGATTGTGGCAAATCGGGACAAAATTCTGCCCCAGTTTTTGGATATGATTTCAAAACTACGAACGGAATCTAAACCGGGTCGCACGTTAACGATCAACCTGGACAAACAATCGTCGAGTACGCGGTGGCGTGTAAAGGTACTGTCCCGGTTGACGGGTATATTGAAGATTCTTATTGATAGTAAAGCTATGAAGGATACAGCGATGGAACCTCTTGATGAAATACCCCGTCCAACTGAAGATGCCGATAATCC GTTTGCTTCGAAAGTTTCAGATTATCAACCGAATAAGGCGGTGCAAATCAATTACACCTTCGATGGGACAACAACCATGTTTCTACCGATACGAAAGCAGCATCTCTACACAATTTGTCCGATGGACGTACTGTTTCGAAAATCAATCGGTACAGATAAAGACCTTTCGCTAGGCGATCGTATTGATGATGGGCGAAAACTGAAAATGTACGTAGAAATGCTGATGCCGGTGTTGCTCGAATCCTGGCTAGAGGTTCGTCCTGCCGGTACCGGATCCGACATGGTACAGGAACACTCACTAACGCAGGAAGCTGCAGCAACACTAGAACTCCTTATGGCTATTTTCATACAGCTTTGGGAGTTAATCGTTCAGTACTGCTTAGAGACAAACAACGACGATATGAAGCGATGGTTCCGTGATGAGTACAGCTCCAAATTTTGTTCCCACATTCTCGCTGGGTTTCCGTATTATCAATCTAGCACGGAGGTAAAAAATCAAGGAAAGCGTTCCAAAACTGTAGCTTCGATTTTACCCGAGAAAACGGTAGACGATCATTGCTATAGGCACAATTTCAACATTTGCTTCTTTTACTGTTGCCTTCACGACCAGTTCCgtggaggaaagaaaaagtcCCAAACGTACGCGAAGATTGTGGAGTACGTGAAACGGTGCGTATTGAACTGGAAGTTCCGCGGGGCCGAAGCCACAAACTTGCTGCTACAGGTGCTTCGCTACATGTTGCTCGACACCGACTGCATGTCGGTAAATCAGGAAACACGAGCACTGCTGCAAACACTGCTGGAGGTATACATAACGGCGAAACTTCCGCAGGATATTCGCAATCGCATTCTGGTGCTGTTTTGCGATATAATTGTGCAGAACGATTCGCTCTGGCGTCGATACGGTCAAGAGTTATTTACACTGTGGCTGAAAATGTTGCCCAATTTATTGTGCAAACCTACAATCGACCTAACGGTGTTGAAGGCGTTGCTTTGTTTGGGTCAGCGAGGGAATGTTCCGTTCCTGGAGGTGTTGGAGACGAATGCGAAACAAATTGTTGCGAATTTGGATACAATACGTGTAACGAAGGAAGTGAAACCGGGCGAAGGATTTGTACTGATTTGCAACTTACTGTTTTACATTCGTAAACGGAAATTGATTGAAGAACTGATCGCCTGCGATGTGCAGGGTTTGAAAGAAATATCCCAAAGGGAGCGTCTTTGCAGCACACTAGCACTAAAGTTAGAAATGttacaaaattaa
- the LOC128707145 gene encoding retinoblastoma-binding protein 5 homolog has protein sequence MNLELLESFGQNYPEEFDGSLDCISLAVTCAFNKYGTLLAVGCNDGRVVIWDFLTRGIAKIISAHVHPVCSLCWSRNGHKLLSASTDNNVCIWDVLSGDCEQKYRFPSPILKVQFHPRNDNKFLVCPMRYAAILVDIGGKHECLPLDNDGDLNIVAAFDRRGEHIYTGNAKGKILVLNANTLEIVASFKIVLGSSSVTAVKSIEFARRGEAFLVNTSDRVIRVYDSKEVVTCGKDGEPEPIQKLQDLVNKTTWKKCCFSGDGEYICAGSARQHALYVWEKSIGNLVKILHGTKGELLLDVVWHPVRPIIASISSGLVSIWAQNQVENWSAFAPDFKELDENVEYEERESEFDITDEDKSVDLAAESKQDEEVEVDVVSAEPIAAFCSSDEEYEDEHALQFLPMAPEVEDPEDGWGSQDNDTLGGGGGAFGASVGGLGGGPDSMKENEPSMKKRKTSQYEINLDNAPIDDVHPLLQNKTNKDKQSTTSKKAAGRPRK, from the exons ATGAATCTAGAATTGCTTG AATCGTTCGGCCAAAACTACCCGGAAGAGTTCGATGGTTCATTGGATTGTATTTCGCTGGCGGTAACGTGCGCTTTTAACAAGTATGGCACCTTGCTAGCTGTTGGTTGTAACGATGGACGCGTGGTGATATGGGACTTTCTAACGCGCGGCATCGCAAAGATCATCTCCGCTCATGTGCATCCGGTGTGCAGTTTGTGTTGGTCGCGCAATGGCCACAAGCTACTGTCCGCATCGACCGACAACAACGTTTGCATCTGGGACGTGCTAAGCGGAGACTGCGAGCAGAAGTACCGATTTCCATCGCCGATTCTGAAGGTTCAGTTCCATCCACGGAACGATAACAAATTCTTGGTCTGTCCGATGCGCTACGCTGCGATTTTGGTGGATATCGGTGGTAAGCATGAGTGTTTACCGTTGGATAATGAT GGTGATTTGAACATTGTTGCTGCATTTGATCGGCGTGGAGAACACATATACACAGGCAATGCGAAAGGAAAAATTCTGGTTCTGAATGCCAACACGCTTGAAATTGTCGCCAGTTTTAAGATCGTCTTGGGTAGCTCCAGTGTGACGGCCGTCAAGAGCATCGAATTTGCCCGAAGAGGAGA aGCATTTTTGGTGAACACTTCCGATCGTGTCATTCGCGTGTATGATTCCAAGGAGGTGGTTACGTGCGGGAAGGACGGCGAACCGGAACCGATACAGAAGCTACAGGATTTGGTGAACAA GACAACGTGGAAAAAGTGTTGCTTTTCGGGTGATGGGGAATACATTTGTGCCGGTAGCGCTCGTCAGCACGCCCTCTACGTGTGGGAGAAATCGATCGGAAATCTGGTAAAAATCCTGCACGGTACCAAAGGTGAACTACTGCTTGACGTTGTTTGGCATCCAGTACGGCCGATAATTGCCAGCATCAGCTCCGGACTGGTGTCTATTTGGGCCCAGAACCAGGTAGAAAATTGGTCCGCTTTTGCACCCGACTTTAAGGAGCTGGACGAAAACGTTGAGTACGAGGAGCGTGAATCCGAGTTTGACATTACGGACGAGGACAAGTCGGTCGATCTGGCGGCCGAATCGAAACAAGACGAAGAGGTTGAGGTGGACGTTGTTTCCGCAGAACCGATTGCTGCGTTCTGCAGCTCCGACGAGGAGTATGAGGATGAACACGCGCTCCAGTTTCTACCGATGGCGCCGGAAGTGGAAGATCCGGAGGATGGTTGGGGTTCGCAGGATAACGATAcgcttggtggtggtggcggtgcatTCGGGGCTTCTGTGGGAGGGCTCGGTGGGGGACCGGATTCAATGAAGGAAAACGAACCGTCGATGAAAAAGCGCAAAACGAGCCAGTACGAGATAAATCTTGATAATGCACCGATCGACGATGTACATCCATTGTTgcagaacaaaacgaacaaagaCAAACAGTCGACCACGAGCAAAAAAGCAGCCGGACGCCCCCGGAAATGa